A single Roseinatronobacter monicus DNA region contains:
- a CDS encoding YdcH family protein — protein MSLGSHIAELRRKHEHLSDRVEVAQRSPGTDDLQIADMKKKKLRLKEEIERLSHH, from the coding sequence ATGTCATTGGGTTCGCATATTGCAGAGCTGCGCCGAAAGCATGAACATCTCTCTGACCGGGTCGAAGTTGCCCAACGCAGCCCGGGCACAGATGACCTTCAGATCGCAGATATGAAAAAGAAAAAGCTTCGCCTGAAAGAGGAAATCGAGCGCCTGTCGCACCACTGA
- the istA gene encoding IS21 family transposase: MDLYLKVRLARRGGMSEREAAGHFGISRASVKKMMMFSVPPGYQRTAQIKRPKLDGFTGFIDQWMQDDLKRPRKQRHTAKRIFERLCDEHQFLGGYTTVKNYVREQGRRSREMFVPLAHAPGHAQADFGEAMVVIGGVEQKAHFFALDLPYSDACFVRAYPAAVSEAWVDGHVHAFAFFGRVPQSVLYDNDRCLVAKILPDGSRKRTKLFSGFLSHYFIHDRYGRPGKGNDKGAVEGLVGYARRNFMVPIPHFATWEAFNLWLEEQCRKRQSDVLRGHDDSIGQRLARDLEAMMDLPASPFDACDQASGQVNSQSLVRYKTNDYSVPVAYGHRDVWIRGYVDQVVIGCGGDVIARHPRCWDREDMVFDPVHYLPLLEQKTGALDQAAPLVEWELPEEFATLRRLMEARMIKAGRREYVQVLRLLETFDMADLNVAVKNALRMGAIGFDAVKHLVLCQVEKRPPKLDLDVYPYLPKANVGTTSAASYMSLMKRGQAA; this comes from the coding sequence GTGGATTTATATCTGAAGGTCCGCCTCGCGCGTCGGGGTGGTATGAGCGAACGGGAGGCCGCTGGCCATTTCGGGATTTCGCGTGCGAGCGTGAAGAAGATGATGATGTTTTCGGTCCCGCCCGGGTATCAGCGAACGGCGCAGATCAAGCGGCCCAAGCTGGACGGGTTCACCGGCTTCATCGATCAATGGATGCAAGACGATCTGAAGCGTCCCCGTAAACAGCGCCACACCGCCAAGCGCATTTTTGAACGGCTATGCGACGAGCACCAGTTTCTAGGCGGTTACACGACGGTCAAGAATTACGTCCGAGAACAAGGGCGGCGCAGCCGAGAGATGTTTGTCCCGCTGGCGCATGCCCCCGGCCATGCTCAAGCGGATTTCGGCGAGGCGATGGTCGTGATTGGCGGGGTTGAGCAGAAGGCGCATTTCTTCGCGCTGGATCTGCCTTACAGCGATGCCTGCTTTGTTCGGGCTTATCCTGCGGCGGTCTCCGAGGCCTGGGTTGATGGTCATGTTCATGCTTTTGCATTCTTCGGCCGGGTTCCACAGTCGGTTCTTTATGACAACGATCGATGCCTGGTCGCGAAGATTCTGCCGGACGGCTCGCGCAAGCGGACCAAGCTGTTCAGTGGGTTCCTGTCGCATTACTTCATCCACGATCGTTATGGTCGACCGGGTAAGGGCAACGATAAAGGCGCTGTTGAGGGTCTGGTTGGATATGCGCGGCGCAACTTCATGGTGCCCATCCCACATTTTGCAACATGGGAAGCCTTCAATCTCTGGCTGGAAGAGCAATGCCGTAAGCGCCAGTCAGATGTCTTGCGCGGACATGACGACAGCATCGGGCAACGACTGGCGCGCGATCTTGAAGCGATGATGGATCTGCCGGCGTCTCCATTTGATGCCTGTGATCAGGCCAGTGGCCAGGTAAACTCACAATCCCTGGTGCGCTACAAAACCAATGATTACTCGGTGCCGGTTGCCTATGGCCACCGTGACGTCTGGATCCGGGGTTATGTCGATCAGGTTGTCATCGGCTGTGGTGGTGATGTGATTGCCCGCCACCCCAGGTGCTGGGACCGCGAGGATATGGTCTTTGATCCTGTTCATTATCTGCCGCTGCTGGAGCAAAAGACCGGGGCGCTGGATCAGGCTGCCCCATTGGTGGAATGGGAGTTGCCAGAGGAATTTGCAACCTTGCGCCGCTTGATGGAGGCCCGCATGATCAAGGCAGGTCGGCGCGAGTATGTGCAGGTCTTGCGGTTGTTGGAGACGTTTGACATGGCCGACCTGAATGTCGCTGTCAAAAACGCGCTTCGCATGGGCGCGATTGGGTTTGATGCCGTCAAGCATCTTGTCTTGTGCCAAGTCGAGAAGCGGCCGCCCAAGCTGGATCTGGATGTCTATCCGTATCTGCCAAAGGCCAATGTCGGCACCACGTCGGCGGCCAGTTATATGTCCCTGATGAAGCGAGGGCAGGCAGCATGA
- a CDS encoding IS630 family transposase (programmed frameshift) translates to MSSALPSALRARFQECIVEGLSGRAAAARLKLSAATGVRWQRRLRETGSIEPEPQGRPPGHGKLSSHQALLEELVAQDGDITLPELAGALEAATGITAHAASIGRFLRKLGYTYKKSLVATERLRAHVKERRKNWFRHHLPAMQAHPDRLVFIDETSVKTNLTRQYGRSLCGKRLEMDAPFGAWGTQTFIAGLTHDNLIAPWVIKGAMDGEAFEAYVRNVLAPELQPGTVVICDNLATHYNKAAATALRDVGCWFLYLPPYSPDLNPIEMAFSKLKAHLRRIGARTFDQMFDALTEICDLFTPDECWNFFCGAGYASG, encoded by the exons ATGTCATCAGCATTGCCGTCAGCGCTTCGTGCGCGGTTTCAAGAGTGTATTGTAGAAGGATTGAGCGGTCGTGCCGCAGCAGCACGGCTGAAGTTGTCCGCCGCCACTGGTGTGCGATGGCAACGCAGGCTGCGGGAAACGGGTTCGATTGAGCCGGAGCCCCAAGGCCGTCCTCCTGGTCATGGGAAGCTGTCTTCTCATCAAGCGTTGCTGGAAGAATTGGTGGCGCAGGATGGTGATATCACTTTGCCAGAACTTGCCGGTGCATTGGAAGCTGCCACTGGCATTACCGCGCACGCGGCCTCCATCGGGCGGTTTCTGCGCAAGCTCGGATACACATAT AAAAAGTCGCTGGTTGCCACCGAACGGTTGCGCGCTCATGTGAAGGAGCGGCGTAAGAACTGGTTCAGGCATCACCTGCCTGCCATGCAAGCGCATCCTGATCGGCTTGTCTTTATTGATGAAACCTCCGTCAAAACCAACCTGACCCGTCAATACGGACGCAGTCTCTGCGGAAAGCGCCTGGAAATGGATGCCCCGTTCGGGGCGTGGGGAACGCAGACATTTATCGCTGGTTTGACGCACGACAATCTGATCGCGCCGTGGGTCATCAAAGGGGCAATGGATGGTGAAGCCTTTGAGGCCTATGTCCGAAATGTCCTGGCCCCGGAATTACAGCCAGGCACTGTCGTTATTTGCGACAACCTCGCCACCCATTACAACAAGGCTGCTGCGACGGCTTTAAGAGATGTGGGATGCTGGTTCTTGTACCTGCCGCCATACTCCCCTGACCTCAACCCCATCGAGATGGCTTTCTCAAAGCTCAAGGCACATCTGCGTAGGATTGGAGCCAGAACATTCGATCAGATGTTCGACGCGCTCACGGAAATCTGCGACCTCTTCACACCGGACGAATGCTGGAACTTCTTCTGTGGGGCTGGATATGCATCAGGTTAA
- the phbB gene encoding acetoacetyl-CoA reductase: MARVALVTGGSRGIGAAISKELQSKGYTVAATYAGNDAAAASFTEETGIKTYKWNAADYEASKAGLAQVEADLGPIEVVVANAGITRDAPFHKMTPEQWKEVIDTNLTGVFNTVHPIWPGMRERKFGRVVVISSINGQKGQFAQVNYAATKAGDLGIVKSLAQEGARFGITANAVCPGYIATEMVMAVPEKVRESIIAGIPAGRLGEPEEIARCVAFLVSDDAGFINGSTISANGAQFFV, translated from the coding sequence ATGGCAAGAGTGGCATTGGTCACAGGTGGATCGCGCGGCATTGGTGCAGCGATTTCCAAGGAACTGCAATCAAAAGGGTATACTGTCGCGGCAACTTATGCCGGCAATGATGCGGCTGCGGCCAGCTTCACCGAAGAAACCGGCATCAAGACCTACAAATGGAACGCCGCGGATTACGAGGCGTCCAAGGCCGGTCTGGCACAGGTCGAGGCTGATCTTGGCCCGATCGAGGTTGTGGTGGCAAACGCGGGCATCACCCGCGACGCGCCGTTCCACAAAATGACGCCAGAACAGTGGAAAGAAGTGATCGACACCAACCTGACGGGCGTGTTCAACACAGTGCACCCCATCTGGCCCGGTATGCGCGAGCGGAAATTTGGCCGCGTCGTTGTGATTTCCTCGATCAATGGTCAGAAAGGCCAGTTTGCTCAGGTGAATTACGCAGCCACCAAGGCGGGCGATCTGGGCATCGTGAAATCACTGGCGCAAGAGGGTGCACGTTTTGGCATCACGGCGAATGCGGTCTGTCCCGGCTATATCGCAACCGAAATGGTCATGGCCGTGCCGGAAAAGGTGCGCGAATCGATCATCGCGGGCATTCCCGCCGGACGACTGGGCGAGCCAGAGGAAATCGCGCGCTGCGTGGCCTTTCTGGTGTCTGATGACGCGGGCTTTATCAACGGCTCGACCATCAGTGCGAATGGTGCACAGTTCTTCGTCTGA
- the pncA gene encoding bifunctional nicotinamidase/pyrazinamidase: MTHALIVIDMQNDFCPGGALAVAGGDEIVPEINARMAQAGAVILTQDWHPAGHSSFASQHAGRAPLEMIDMPYGPQVLWPDHCVQGTQGAAFHPDLDTDRADLIIRKGFRHEIDSYSAFFENDQTTPTGLEGYLRSRGLTQLDFVGLATDFCVAWSALDAAKLGFEVRVLNSLCRGIDLDGSMARAQDAMRAAGVTLE; this comes from the coding sequence ATGACCCATGCGCTGATCGTGATTGACATGCAAAATGACTTTTGCCCCGGCGGCGCGCTGGCAGTGGCGGGCGGTGACGAGATTGTGCCGGAAATCAACGCACGCATGGCGCAGGCGGGCGCTGTTATACTGACGCAGGACTGGCACCCTGCGGGGCATTCGTCTTTTGCCAGCCAGCACGCAGGGCGCGCGCCTTTGGAAATGATCGACATGCCATACGGCCCACAGGTGCTTTGGCCCGATCACTGCGTGCAAGGGACGCAAGGCGCGGCATTTCACCCCGATCTGGACACGGACCGCGCCGATCTGATCATCCGCAAGGGGTTCCGGCACGAGATTGACAGCTATTCCGCCTTTTTCGAGAATGACCAGACCACCCCCACCGGTCTGGAAGGGTATTTGCGCAGCCGTGGGCTGACACAGTTGGATTTTGTCGGGCTGGCCACTGATTTTTGTGTGGCATGGTCCGCACTGGACGCAGCAAAGCTGGGCTTTGAGGTGCGTGTGCTGAATAGTCTGTGCCGCGGCATTGATCTGGATGGCTCGATGGCGCGCGCACAGGATGCGATGCGCGCGGCAGGCGTGACGCTGGAGTAA
- a CDS encoding glycosyltransferase family 2 protein, producing MLELLLWGWICIRLKARRSRAAISPDGHVPVPQDRFTLLDLNPGQGRSAAFNRGVEALRTDFVTCLDDDDTWDPTFMSALIGFFLETAPSVPDLGGVGARVTAVKEEIIGSGPETEIKVIGEDNLPPAFHRGEFFLNPLAYACYRQDIYPVQWMMRRDAVLQVGGFPENFDVMEDRAFMNRFLARWRVAILDQPLAFHHRRVQRAEDRTRNVLLNTLDNPSYNWRYFADLAKPAVDLEADSAQAGIIRSIVSDLLSEVNYETSAIWQKVDGEMRTLRAQLAEDKASILHQFESAFQNAQPVPPVAEEPVRTAVQK from the coding sequence ATGCTGGAACTTCTTCTGTGGGGCTGGATATGCATCAGGTTAAAGGCTCGACGCTCTAGGGCCGCGATTTCCCCCGATGGCCATGTGCCTGTGCCGCAAGACAGATTTACACTGCTTGATCTGAACCCGGGTCAGGGTCGCTCGGCGGCGTTCAATCGCGGTGTCGAGGCGTTGAGAACCGATTTCGTCACCTGTCTGGATGATGATGACACATGGGACCCGACATTTATGTCGGCGCTGATTGGCTTTTTTCTGGAAACAGCGCCTTCGGTGCCTGATCTGGGTGGCGTTGGCGCGCGGGTAACAGCCGTCAAGGAAGAGATCATCGGGTCAGGACCAGAGACAGAGATCAAGGTGATCGGCGAAGACAACCTGCCCCCTGCGTTTCATCGCGGCGAGTTCTTTCTGAACCCGCTGGCTTATGCGTGTTACCGACAAGATATTTACCCAGTGCAATGGATGATGCGCCGCGACGCTGTGTTGCAGGTCGGCGGATTTCCGGAAAACTTCGACGTGATGGAAGATCGCGCATTCATGAACCGTTTTCTGGCGCGCTGGCGGGTCGCTATACTTGACCAACCGCTGGCGTTTCACCATCGCCGCGTGCAGCGGGCCGAAGACCGGACGCGCAATGTGCTTCTGAACACGCTCGACAATCCGTCATATAACTGGCGCTACTTTGCAGATCTGGCCAAACCCGCTGTCGATCTGGAAGCAGATTCAGCGCAAGCAGGGATCATTCGCAGCATTGTGTCAGATTTGCTGAGCGAGGTGAACTACGAGACGAGCGCCATCTGGCAAAAGGTCGATGGCGAGATGCGCACGTTGCGTGCGCAACTGGCAGAAGACAAGGCAAGCATCCTACACCAGTTTGAGAGTGCCTTTCAGAATGCCCAGCCCGTACCCCCGGTTGCCGAAGAACCGGTGAGAACGGCAGTGCAAAAGTGA
- the hspQ gene encoding heat shock protein HspQ — translation MERQSAKYHLGQIVRHKKHPFRGVIFDVDPEFANTEEWYHSIPEEVRPRKDQPFYHLLAENDESFYVAYVSEQNLVPDESGEPVEHPDLSELFGEFHNGHYPLQIQMN, via the coding sequence ATGGAACGACAGTCGGCGAAATATCACCTTGGGCAAATCGTGCGCCACAAAAAGCACCCGTTTCGCGGGGTGATCTTTGATGTCGATCCGGAATTTGCAAATACGGAAGAGTGGTATCACTCGATTCCCGAAGAAGTGCGCCCGCGCAAGGATCAGCCATTTTACCACCTTCTGGCCGAGAATGACGAGAGTTTCTACGTCGCCTATGTGTCCGAGCAGAATCTTGTGCCGGACGAGTCGGGGGAACCTGTCGAACATCCGGATCTGAGTGAGTTATTTGGCGAGTTTCATAACGGCCACTATCCGCTACAGATACAGATGAACTGA
- the pncB gene encoding nicotinate phosphoribosyltransferase, with protein sequence MDIATRVYNHRWKMDPIIRSLIDTDFYKLLMCQSVFTNHPQTQVTFSLINRATHIPLADLIDEGELREQLDHIRALSLSRGESTFLRGNTFYGKRQMFRPDFMEWFENFRLPPYHLERVGDQYELTFQGTWCEAMLWEIPALAVLMELRSRAVLGRMKRFELQVLYARAMTRVWEKIEQLQGLEAVRIADFGTRRRHSFLWQDWCVQAMMEGLGAGFAGTSNCLIAMRREVEAIGTNAHELPMVYAALARTDDELAQSPYQVLADWQAEHSGNLRIILPDTFGTKGFLDRAPDWLPDWTGMRIDSGDPAAGAEIAIRWWQDRGQDPREKLVIFSDGLDVDKIKELHAQFSGRVKVSFGWGTLLTNDFRNLAPDDGLAPFSLVCKAVSANGRATVKLSDNPHKAMGPEDEIERYKRVFDLGPQVAQDVLV encoded by the coding sequence ATGGATATTGCAACCCGCGTCTACAACCACCGCTGGAAAATGGACCCGATCATCCGGTCGCTGATCGACACTGATTTTTACAAGCTGCTGATGTGTCAATCGGTATTTACCAACCACCCGCAAACACAGGTCACATTCAGCCTGATAAACCGCGCCACGCATATTCCACTGGCCGATCTGATTGACGAGGGTGAATTGCGCGAGCAACTTGACCATATTCGCGCGCTGTCGCTGTCGCGCGGGGAATCCACCTTTTTGCGCGGCAATACGTTTTACGGCAAACGCCAGATGTTCCGACCCGATTTCATGGAATGGTTCGAGAATTTCCGCCTGCCGCCCTATCATCTGGAGCGCGTGGGCGATCAGTATGAACTGACCTTTCAGGGCACATGGTGCGAAGCGATGCTGTGGGAAATTCCCGCGTTGGCGGTGCTGATGGAGTTGCGCTCTCGGGCGGTGCTGGGGCGGATGAAACGCTTTGAATTGCAGGTGCTTTATGCCCGCGCGATGACCCGCGTCTGGGAGAAGATCGAACAATTACAGGGGCTAGAGGCCGTTCGCATTGCCGATTTCGGCACAAGGCGGCGGCATTCCTTTCTATGGCAGGACTGGTGTGTGCAAGCCATGATGGAGGGCTTGGGCGCTGGGTTCGCGGGCACATCCAACTGCCTGATCGCCATGCGCCGGGAGGTCGAGGCGATTGGCACCAATGCGCATGAACTGCCTATGGTCTATGCCGCCCTTGCCAGAACCGACGATGAGCTGGCCCAAAGCCCCTATCAGGTTCTGGCCGATTGGCAGGCCGAGCATTCGGGCAATTTGCGGATCATCCTGCCCGATACATTTGGCACCAAGGGCTTTCTGGATCGCGCGCCCGACTGGTTGCCTGACTGGACCGGCATGCGCATCGATTCTGGTGATCCGGCAGCAGGGGCGGAAATTGCCATTCGCTGGTGGCAGGATCGCGGCCAAGACCCACGCGAGAAGCTTGTCATCTTCTCGGACGGGCTGGATGTGGACAAGATCAAGGAACTTCATGCGCAGTTCTCTGGCCGCGTGAAGGTCAGTTTTGGTTGGGGCACATTATTGACCAATGATTTTCGCAACCTTGCGCCAGATGACGGGCTGGCCCCGTTCTCGTTGGTGTGCAAGGCCGTATCGGCGAATGGCCGCGCAACGGTGAAACTGTCGGATAATCCGCACAAGGCAATGGGGCCAGAGGACGAGATTGAACGCTATAAGCGCGTGTTCGATCTGGGGCCACAAGTAGCGCAGGACGTGCTTGTTTAA
- a CDS encoding rhodanese-related sulfurtransferase produces MFIVAALYHFTRFDDPAALRPPLLALADEHGVKGSLLLAPEGINGTIAGTRAGIDAVLAHIRAFPGCAALEWKESFAEAMPFGRLKVRLKREIVTMGQPDVDPRARVGHYVGPEDWNDLISAPDVAVIDTRNDYEVAIGTFEGAIDPGTRSFGEFPQWWEENKHRFHNKRIAMFCTGGIRCEKSTNYLLGQGVEDVFHLKGGILKYLEEVPQEQSLWHGACFVFDKRVSVEHGLKPGPHIMCHACRRPLWPEDRDRPEYEAGVQCHQCVDEFSPERREAFRERQRQIHLTRARGYEHLGPRKQAD; encoded by the coding sequence ATGTTCATTGTTGCCGCCCTATATCATTTCACTCGGTTCGATGACCCCGCCGCATTGCGCCCGCCATTGCTGGCGTTGGCCGACGAACATGGCGTCAAAGGGTCGCTTTTGCTGGCCCCCGAGGGGATCAATGGCACGATTGCAGGCACGCGCGCAGGGATCGACGCTGTGCTGGCCCATATTCGCGCGTTTCCCGGTTGCGCCGCGCTGGAGTGGAAAGAAAGCTTTGCAGAGGCTATGCCCTTCGGGCGGCTGAAAGTGCGCCTGAAGCGCGAGATCGTCACAATGGGCCAGCCCGATGTCGACCCACGCGCGCGGGTCGGCCATTACGTGGGACCAGAAGACTGGAATGACCTGATTTCCGCGCCCGATGTGGCTGTGATAGACACCCGCAACGATTACGAGGTCGCCATCGGCACGTTCGAGGGGGCAATCGACCCCGGCACGCGGTCATTTGGCGAGTTCCCCCAATGGTGGGAAGAAAACAAGCACCGCTTTCACAACAAGCGCATCGCCATGTTTTGCACGGGCGGCATTCGCTGCGAGAAATCGACAAATTACCTGCTGGGGCAGGGGGTAGAGGATGTCTTTCATCTGAAGGGCGGCATACTGAAATATCTCGAAGAAGTGCCGCAAGAGCAAAGCTTGTGGCACGGCGCGTGTTTTGTGTTCGACAAGCGTGTCTCGGTCGAACACGGGCTAAAGCCCGGTCCGCATATCATGTGCCACGCCTGCCGCCGCCCGCTTTGGCCCGAAGACCGCGACCGCCCGGAATACGAGGCAGGCGTGCAATGTCATCAATGCGTAGACGAGTTTTCGCCCGAGCGCCGCGAAGCCTTCCGCGAACGCCAGCGCCAGATTCACCTGACCCGTGCGCGCGGATACGAGCATCTGGGGCCAAGGAAACAGGCGGATTGA
- a CDS encoding sulfite exporter TauE/SafE family protein: MPTTCVSVVSGKNKGRQMDMADMLLAGMALFLGGILKGATGAGAPIIGVPILAMLFNVPTAVALFTIPNLLTNISQGWQFRAHLGRMGLATTLALWGALGTVVGSVLLAVAPATLLMAGVGAVVLSYIAFRLLRPEWQLGADAEKRLTAPAGLVAGVLQGAGGISAPVSITYLNALRLERPRFIATISIFFCAMSLVQIIALAGLGIMTVQLTLLGFVTLGPLLLGMPVGNWLAKRVSREAFDKVILVLLAGIAGKLLFDGLIA, encoded by the coding sequence TTGCCGACGACATGCGTATCTGTCGTGTCGGGCAAGAACAAGGGCAGACAGATGGATATGGCCGATATGCTATTGGCGGGGATGGCGCTGTTTCTTGGCGGTATCCTGAAAGGGGCCACAGGGGCAGGCGCCCCTATTATCGGGGTGCCCATTCTGGCGATGCTGTTCAATGTGCCAACGGCTGTGGCGCTGTTCACCATTCCAAACCTGTTGACCAATATATCGCAAGGCTGGCAGTTTCGCGCCCATCTGGGCCGTATGGGGCTGGCCACAACGCTTGCGCTTTGGGGTGCACTGGGAACGGTGGTTGGGTCGGTGTTGCTGGCAGTTGCCCCTGCCACGCTGTTGATGGCCGGTGTGGGCGCTGTTGTGCTCAGTTATATTGCATTTCGCCTGCTGCGCCCTGAATGGCAGCTTGGCGCTGATGCCGAAAAGCGCCTGACCGCTCCCGCAGGGCTTGTCGCGGGGGTGTTGCAGGGGGCGGGCGGTATCTCTGCGCCGGTTTCCATCACCTATCTGAACGCGCTCCGGCTGGAGCGGCCACGCTTTATTGCCACCATTTCGATCTTCTTCTGCGCAATGTCGCTGGTGCAGATTATCGCACTGGCGGGGCTGGGCATAATGACTGTGCAACTGACACTTCTGGGTTTCGTCACACTTGGGCCGTTGCTGCTGGGTATGCCGGTTGGCAACTGGCTGGCCAAGCGCGTGTCGAGAGAGGCATTCGACAAGGTAATCCTTGTGCTGCTGGCCGGAATTGCGGGTAAACTACTGTTCGACGGGCTGATCGCCTGA
- a CDS encoding glycosyltransferase family 2 protein, whose protein sequence is MKDIQTPSVGVVIRTKDRPVFVKRALATVMAQDHPNLHVVLINDGGDIAVLRAALET, encoded by the coding sequence GTGAAAGACATACAGACACCTTCTGTCGGTGTGGTTATCCGCACCAAGGACCGCCCCGTATTTGTGAAACGCGCCCTTGCGACTGTCATGGCGCAAGACCACCCCAATCTGCATGTTGTTCTGATCAATGACGGCGGCGATATTGCAGTGCTTAGGGCCGCGCTTGAAACGTGA
- a CDS encoding acetyl-CoA C-acetyltransferase produces MTNVVIVSAARTAVGSFGGAFASTPAHDLGAATLQAVVERAGVDKGEISETILGQVLTAGQGQNPARQAHVNAGLPIEAAAWSINQVCGSGLRAVALGAQHIQLGDAAIVLAGGQENMSMSQHAALMRTGQKMGDMKLIDTMIRDGLWDAFNGYHMGQTAENVAEKWQITREEQDTFAVASQNKAEAAQKAGKFVDEIAAFTVKTRKGDIVVDQDEYIRHGATMDAMQKLRPAFAKDGSVTAANASGLNDGAAAVMLMSAEDAEKRGLTPIARIASYATAGLDPSVMGVGPIYASRKALAKAGWKPEDLDLIEANEAFAAQACAVNKEMGWDVDKVNVNGGAIAIGHPIGASGCRILNTLLFEMQRRDAKKGLATLCIGGGMGVAMCLER; encoded by the coding sequence ATGACCAATGTAGTTATTGTTTCCGCGGCGCGCACTGCCGTTGGGTCGTTCGGAGGCGCGTTTGCCAGCACCCCTGCACATGATTTGGGCGCCGCCACGCTTCAGGCCGTTGTCGAGCGTGCGGGCGTCGATAAGGGAGAGATTTCAGAAACCATTTTAGGGCAGGTTCTGACTGCTGGCCAGGGTCAAAACCCGGCCCGTCAGGCGCATGTCAACGCAGGCTTGCCGATCGAGGCTGCTGCATGGTCGATCAATCAGGTTTGTGGCTCTGGCCTGCGGGCCGTCGCGCTGGGCGCGCAACATATCCAGTTGGGTGACGCCGCGATTGTTCTGGCCGGTGGTCAGGAAAACATGTCGATGAGCCAGCACGCCGCCCTGATGCGCACAGGTCAGAAAATGGGCGATATGAAGCTGATCGATACGATGATCCGCGACGGGCTGTGGGATGCGTTCAACGGCTATCACATGGGCCAGACCGCCGAGAACGTGGCCGAGAAATGGCAGATCACCCGCGAAGAACAGGACACGTTCGCCGTGGCCAGCCAGAACAAGGCCGAAGCGGCACAAAAGGCCGGTAAATTCGTGGATGAAATCGCGGCCTTTACCGTCAAGACCCGCAAGGGCGACATTGTCGTGGATCAGGACGAATACATCCGCCACGGTGCGACGATGGATGCAATGCAGAAACTGCGCCCTGCTTTCGCCAAGGATGGCTCGGTCACTGCGGCCAATGCGTCTGGCCTGAATGACGGTGCCGCCGCCGTCATGCTGATGAGTGCGGAAGACGCCGAAAAGCGCGGCCTGACGCCGATTGCGCGCATTGCCAGCTATGCGACCGCAGGGCTTGACCCGTCGGTCATGGGCGTGGGGCCGATCTATGCCAGCCGCAAGGCGCTGGCCAAGGCTGGCTGGAAACCCGAAGATCTGGACCTGATCGAGGCGAACGAAGCCTTTGCTGCGCAAGCCTGTGCGGTGAACAAGGAAATGGGCTGGGATGTGGACAAGGTGAACGTCAATGGCGGCGCTATCGCTATCGGGCACCCCATCGGCGCATCTGGGTGCCGTATCCTGAATACGCTTTTGTTCGAGATGCAGCGCCGCGACGCCAAGAAGGGCTTGGCCACATTGTGCATCGGTGGCGGCATGGGTGTCGCCATGTGTCTGGAACGCTAA